Genomic DNA from Thiosocius teredinicola:
CCAGGGTGAGCATCAGCACCAGGAAGACGGTCGCCACTGGGCTGCGTGGCCGGTGTTTATTCCGCAGCACCGGATCCATAGTGCCTGGCAACTCTCAGGAAAAAAGGTTTCAGTGAAATGCCGCTGCGGCGAAGCGTGCCCAGGTTGATCTCCGGTAAAATCCTGTCGGAAACAGCAATACCGCCGAGAATGCCACGTTCGACGTCGCCAGCGAAGGGCGAAAAGCTGATGATCTGCATAGAATCAGCAAATCGGGTGAGTTCGGCGATCTCGACCTCGCTGAGGTGTTGCGCGATGAACAGTGCGGTGATCGGTCGGTTGCGGTGTACGGCCGCCAGCGTGCCTGCCTTCGCCAAGCTGAGCGTGGTGTCGGGCATCGATCTGCGCAGACGATCTTCCAGCAGATCGACGATCTGCTCGATTTCGCGATTCATCTCGACGAACACCACGACCGCGTGATCGGGGCGCTGCTCGGACTGCATGCGCGCCGCAAGGAACGCCGGAAACAGGTTGATGCCGACCCGCAACCGGGGGCCGATTACCGAGTTGGCCTGCAGTGAACCGAAACACACCAACAGCAGCAACGCCCAGATCCATCGTCTGCGTATAGGCTTGTGCGGCGCTGCGTGCTTCGAATCGGACAAGGTGGTAAATCCTGCGGCGTTCAATCTTGTCCGTCAGATCCCGGGCTGATAGATCAGGCCCAGCCAAAAGGTGCGCCCCTGCGTGGGAAAGTCATCGGCATAGGTAAATGCACGAGCGGGATAGGTGCGATCGACATCACCGACGTTGCGAATGCCCGAACGCACGATGAGATCCGGCGCGGCCTGCCAATCGGCGCTGACGTCGACGGTAATCGAATCGTCGATCGGATCGCGCGGGTCGTACCATGCGCGAACCCGTTCGCCGACATAATTCGCCTGCAGGTGAAAGCTCAGATCATGCGTGGGCGTGAAGCGGACCCCCGCGTTGGCCAGCCAGCGGGTGGAATCCATGATGTCTTCGTCGACCGATTCATCGCGTGGTCGCGTGTAGCTGATGTTGCCGTCGATCGACACGAAGCGATTCAGACGGCGCTCGGCTTCGATCTCCACCCCGCTGCTGTGGGCGCCGTCGAGGTTGAGATAGCCTGCGCCGGTGGGCGTGAAGTTGAACACGATCAGGTCGCGAATGTCGTGGTGAAACAGGGTGACGGCGACGCGGTTGCCCTGCTGGCCGTAGATTGCGGCGATCTCGAAATTGTCGGATTCGACCGGCTCGAGGTCTTCCAGGCTGCCGCCGATCTCGTACAGGGTCGGCGGACGGAAGGCGTGCGCGAATTGCGCTTTGAGCGTCAGGTCGCGGCTCGCCCGATAGACTGCGGCCAAGCGCGGTGTGAATGCGCTACCGACATCGTCGTAGTCGTCGAAGCGTGCGCCGTAGGTCAGTGACAGGCGGTCATCGATGCGCCATTCGTCCTGTGCGAGCAGGTGGTAATTCCAGCGGTCGTCGTCTTTCTCGACCACCGGGAAGAACGCATTCTTTTGCACGGTGGGCAGGAAGCTCGCCGGGTCGAGATTGATGAGCAGTCGCGATTTTGCGACGTCGGTATAGGCCACGCCGCCGCTCAACAAGAGCCCGTGATCGCCGTAACGGCGGCGCAGATCGAACTCGGCATAGGTATGGTCTTCCACCAGGTCGACGTCGGCCACGATATCGTCACCGGGCGGGCCGCCGAAGAGCTCGGGCGGGCCGACATAACGTCTGTCGACATCGCGATTGATGCGTGTCCAGCCGAAACGCACGTCCAACTCGCCCAGCTCGCTGCTTCGCAGATGGCGCTCGCCTTGCAGGTTGAAGTAATCATTGGTCGAAATGATCTTCTGGCTGTCGGGCGGCAGGTATTCGTTGATACCGAAGAAGTCGCCGGCGCCCAATTGCAGCCACTGCGCCTTGAAGCTGTAGTCGTCGCTGTCTGCGTTGAACAGTATGGAACGGTAGTGTTTCTTGGAGTTGGCCGGCCCTGGGGCATTGGAAAAAGCGCCGAAGCCGAACTGATACAGCGCATCACTCTGCGCATCGAGGTCGCCACCCTGGTGTGCGGCGGCTGCTGCGTTCAGCGCGAAATCCCAGTCGCGGTCTTCCGACTGCCAACTGTAGACGCCGCCTCCCGACCAAGTCGCATCTTCGTCGATCTCTCCGCTCAGGCGTTTGCCTTGGTTACGGGTAATGATGTTGACGATACCCATCAAGGCGAACTCGCCATGCACGGCCGAACCCGGCCCGCGAACGATCTCTATCCGTTCGACCTGGCTGATGGGTACCTCCAGGAATGCCGCATTGCCGCGCAATACCGGCGAGCTGAGGCTAACTCCATTGAGCATGACTTTTACCGTGCTCGACGCGAAGGCGGGGGTCATGCCGCGAACCAGGATTTGGCTGGCGCCGTGGCCATTCGAGGTGATGTTGAGTCCCGGCACCAAGGTCAGCGCCTCGGCGACCGTGCGCATCCCACGCCGTTCCAGGTCGCGGCCGTCGAGCAGGGAAACCAGGCCGGGGACGAAATCCTTGTTCAGGCCGGTCTTGGTAGCGATCTCTGTCTGTTGCTCGAGCATCTGCATCAGTGCGTCGAGTTCGGCATCGTTGTTGTTTTGCGGTTCGGCTGCCTGGCCGGAGGTGAAGAATACACAGGCGAGTACCAGGCACACCAACGCACGGATCACGGCCATCTATCCTCCTTATCCGTGGGCGTCTGCCGGCTCGGTTCCGACATGGTCGACGATCGATTGCTGATGCCGGGATTATACCGCCAGGTGTCCGGGCCTTGGGCGAACCCAAGGCCTTGGCTGACGCATATCGAACAACTAACCCGTGTTGCGCATACCGCCGGCGATCGCGTTGATCGAACGTAGCAGGGGGTCGAGGCTTGCCTCGCGGTCCACTTCGCGGGTGGACGGATCGCGGTAGCGACGCAGCAGTTCGAGCTGGATGTGGTTGAGGGGATCGAGATACGGATCGCGTCGTTTCAATGACGTCTTGAGCAAGGGGTTCTCGTCGAGCAGCTCATCGATCTCGGCGACCTTGCGTACCCACTTGACCGCGCGCCAGTACTCCTCTTCGATCATCTCGAAAACCTGCTTGCTTGCCGCCGTGTCGCTGCACAGGTCGGCATATTCGCGCGCGATGTCCATGCGCGATTTACTCAGTGCCATCTGCGTATTGCTGAGCAGGGCGCGGAAGAAGGGCCATTCCTGGTACATCTTGCGTAGCGACTTCAGGCGTTTTTTCTCATTGCTGCAGCAAGCCTCCAACGCCGTGCCCAGGCCGTACCATGCGGGCAGCGTCTGCCGTGCTTGCGCCCAGCCGAAAACCCAGGCGATGGCGCGCACCGAAGACTTGGAACGATCGCCTTTGGCCCGGTGCGAGGGGCGTGAGCCGATATTCAGCATGCCGATCTCGGATACCGGGGTGGCCTCGTAGAAGTAGTCGAGGAACCCCGGGGTCTGCTCGGTGAGTTGGCGATACGCCTGCTCGCCCTTATGCACCAGGATGTCCATGTTGTTGTGAAACACCGGGTTGTCGGGCTCGACCTTGCGGATCAGGCCGGTGCTCGCGCTGACCACACCGGTCAGGCCCATGGTCAGCTCGTAGATCGCGGTCTCGCGGTTGCTGTACTTGTTCGACAGCACCTCACCTTGTTCGGTGAACTTGATCTGGCCGAGCAGCGTGCCGGCCGGCTGCGAGCGGATCGCCTCGTGGGTTGGGCCGCCGCCGCGGCCGATGGTACCGCCGCGGCCGTGAAACAGCCGGATGCGCACTCCGCGCTCTTCGCCCAATGCGATCACACGTTGTTGCGCGCGATACAGCATCCAGGCGGACGCAACGATACCGCCGTCTTTCGCCGAATCCGAATAGCCGAGCATGACCTCTTGCAGCCGGCTGTGCTTGCTCAGCAGGCGGCGGTAAACCGGATGGTCGAGCAGTTCGGATACGACCGGTTCGATACGCGACAGGTCGTTGATCGTCTCGAACAGCGGTGAAACGCCGATGCGGCATTGGAAGATCTCGCCCTGCTGGCCGACCAGCCCGGCGAGGCTGCCGAGGAACATCACATGCATCACATCGGATGCGTGATGCGCCATCGATATCACGTAGCGACCGATAACCCGCTCGCTGATGGCGTCCTGCATCTCGCCGATAACGTCGAACACCCGCAGCACTTCCTGTGTCATTTCATCGAGCACGCTGCGATCGGTGATCACCGGCGGGTTCTCGATCAGTTCGCCGAGCAATTGCAGGCGTTGGCTCTCGTCGAGTTGTTGGTAGTCGTTGTTGATGCCGAGTTTGGCCAGAACATCGGCGACCGCCTCGGTATGTACCGTCGATTCCTGCCTGACATCCAGGCGGGCGAGGTAGAAACCGAAGGTGCGCACCAGGCGAATGAGATCGAGCAGTTCGGCATTCGCTGCGTTGCTGTCGCCGTGGCTGATCAGCGAGTCGCGAATCAATTCAAGGTCGCGCAGCAGGTCGATCTCATTCGCATAACCGGGATCGGGAATGAAGTCGGTATGCGGATCCAACCAGGCGCGCGCTCGCGTCTCGGTCTTGCGCAGGCGCAGCGAGATCACATACAGCTTTTGCCGGTAGGGCTCTTGAGAGAAACGTGCCGGCCATTCCTGGTCGTAGCTCGCGCGGTAGCTCTCATCTTCCGTCAGGCTTGCCATGAAGGCGGGCGAGGGCGTGCAGAATTCCAGCGATTGGGTAAGGATGCCGATCAGCTTGTCGACGCGTTCGATATAGGTGCGCAGGATCGTAACGTGCTGGGTCAGGATCGCTTCGCGCGTCGTCGATGCCGTAACGTTCGGGTTGCCGTCGCGGTCGCCACCGATCCAGCTGCCGAAACGGATCATGGCCGGTACATCGATGCCGTGATAGTCGGGGTGATCCTGGTAGGCGCGTCTGATCGCGCCTTCGAGACGCTGATAGACGACGGGAATCGCATCGAACAAGGCTTCACGGAAGTGATGCATGCCCATGCGGATCTCGTGGCGCACATCCGGCCGCGACGGCCGTACCTCGTTGGTTTTCCACAGGGTCTGGATGTGCGTGCGCAGGTTGCGGGTGTGATGCTCTTTGTAGTCGATCGAGGTCGGCGGGGCGTCGAGCGCCTCGTTGCTTTCGAAGATCCGGCGCATCTGCAGCATGATCGAGCGGCGCTTGGATTCGGTCGGGTGTGCCGTGAAGACCGGCATGTAGCGGATCTCTTCGAACAGGTCCTGCAGCTCGTCCGGGCTCACGCCCATGTTGCGCAGGTCGCGCAGACAGGCATCGAACGACCCTTTCCACAGCACGCCGCCCTTGGCGGCGATTCGCCGGCGCTGGCGGTGCTGAAAGCTTTCCTCGGCGGTGTTGGCCAATTGAAAATAGATACTGAACGCGCGGATCACGGGGCGCAGCGCGTCCGGTGACAGCGTGCTGATGAACTTTTTCAGTCGCGCGAGTCGCACCGGGTCCGGCTCGTCGCGCATCTGGATGAAGCCCTTGCGCAGGCGTTCGACCGAGCGCAATACGTCGCCGCCGGCCTGGCTGGCGATGACGTCGCCCAACAGACGCCCGAGGAGTTTGACGCGTCCACGCAAGGACTTGTCATGTTTTACACAGGCATCGATAAACAGATCGCTCACTGGACGTTACTCGCTGGTTGGTACTGCATCGTCGGCAGCGACGACCATGTCACTGTCGTGTCTTCCGTCACTGGTATACTTTCGCAAATTTGCGGCAAGTTTGCCGCAGGAAAATTCTGAAACACCCGCCACGCCTGAATACCTCGTATATGCCGCTGATAAGTCAAACGCCTGCCTGGAAGTCACTGGAAACACACTGGAAAGAAATCGGTCGCCTGAGAATGCGCGATCTGTTCGAGGCAGACCCCGAACGCTGCGAACGCTTCAGCCTCGAACAATGCGGTATCTACCTCGATTATTCCAAGAACCTGATCACCGAAGAGACCGTGCGCCGTCTGATGGCCTTGGCTGAGACCGCCGATCTGTCGTTCTGGGGCAACAGCCTGTTGCGTGGCGACAAGGTCAACAATACCGAAGGGCGCGCCGTGTTGCACATGGCCTTGCGCAACCTGGGTTACCGTGACTACCAGGTCGACGGCGTCGACGTGATGCCCGGCATTCGCTCGGTCTTGGCACGCATGCGGGCATTCTCGGAAGATGTCCGCGAGCGCCGTTGGCTGGGTTACACCGGGCAGGCGATCACCGATATCGTCAGCATCGGCATCGGCGGTTCGAGCCTCGGCCCCAAGATGGTGTGCGAGGCGCTCAAGCCTTACCAGAACCCGTGGTTGCGCGTGCATTTCGTGTCCAACCTGGACGGTGCGCAGCTCGCGCAGACGCTGACCAACCTGAACCCGGCGACCACCTTGTTCGTCGTCGCGTCCAAGACCTTCACCACGCAGGACACGCTCGCCAACGCCTGTTCGGCGCGTGAATGGTGCCTCGCCAGCCTGCATAACGAGGCCGCCATCGCGCGGCACTTCGTTGCCGTATCCACCAATCGCGATGCGGTCGTCGAGTTCGGTATCGATCCGCACAATATGTTCGAGTTCTGGGAGTGGGTCGGCGGGCGCTATTCGCTATGGTCGGCAATCGGCCTGCCGATCGCGCTGGCGGTGGGCATGGAGCGTTTCGAGGAACTGCTGGCCGGCGCGCACGACATGGACGAGCACTTCGTCGAAGCCCCGCCCGAGCAGAACATGCCGATCATCCTCGCTTTGCTGGGTATCTGGTACAACAACTTCGGCGGTGCCGACACCCAGGCGATCATTCCCTACGATCACTATCTCGAGCACTTCGCGACCTATCTGCAGCAGGTCGACATGGAGAGCAACGGCAAGCGGGTGACGCGCGACGGCGAGGCGGTCGACTACCAGACCGGGGCGGTTATCTGGGGTCAGCCCGGCACCGATGCGCAGCACAGTTTCTTCCAGTTGATTCACCAGGGCACGCGCCTGATCCCGACCGATTTCATCCTGCCGATGCGCAGCCACAAGCCGCTCGATGGACACCACGACAAGCTGGTCGCCAACTGCCTGGCGCAGGCCCAGGCGTTGATGCGTGGGCGCACCGAGCACGAGGCACGGGCCGAACTGGTAGCCGCCAATATGCCGTCGGAAATGGTCGAAAAGCTGGTGCCGCACCGTGTGTTTCCCGGCAATCGACCGAGCAACATGCTGGTGGTCGAGCAGGTCACGCCGCGCGTGTTGGGCGCCCTGATCGCACTGTACGAACACAAGGTGTTTGTGCAGGGCGTGGTGTGGGGTGTCGACTCGTTCGACCAGTGGGGTGTCGAACTCGGCAAGCAGTTGGCTGGACACATCCTCGCCGACTTCAGCCAGATCGCCTGTTCACCGGGTGTGGATTCGTCGACGGCCAGCCTGGTGCGGCGTTATCACCTGGCGATGAACGACTGAACGCCGCCGCAGGCGGAAACGAAAAAGGCCTGGAACAATGAATGTTCCAGGCCTTTTTAATGTGTGGCTCCCCCGGTTGGATTCGAACCAACGACCAACGGATTAACAGTCCGCTGCGCTACCGCTGCGCCACAGGGGAATAACAGCGAGCGCGAAGTTTACTTGCCGCCGCGGGTGGGGTCAACACCGCACCCGCGGCCTGTCCAAGTCGTCGTGCCATGCGGCATTCAAAGCGGGTTGCAGATGATCGGACGGTTGCTCGGGCCGGTGTCGTCGACGCGCGCCCGTCCACTGCCGTACAGGATGACGGCGCGTTTCGAACCCGGACCGGCGCAGATGTTGAACGTGGCGTTGGTGCTCCATGCGGCACCGTCGCGGCGGAATCGAATCGCCGGCCGGCCGCTGGTGGTGGCTACCTGCGTGGCGGGATACTGCAGCGTCTCGTGGCGCAAAAGTTCCTCGTGGCTGCCGCGCTGTTTATTGCTGTCGTTGTCGACGAAGATCAGGTAACCCTGCGACCAGCCGCGGAAGTCGCCGGAACAGGTGCTACCGTCGTCGCTGGGGCAGAGCGAGACATGCCGCTGCCGTGAAACGGCCTCGTTGCGGGCGTAGCGCAGGCTGGTCAGAAACTGGTTGGCGGTGGTGGATACCGCAGAGCGTTCGGCGAATGCCGCCCAACTGGGGATGGTAATCGCCAGCGCAACGCTGATTACAGCTATCGTTGCAGTGAGTTCAACGAGGGTGAGGCCGCGTGCATGCGGCGGTAGGTTTTTCTCGACATCCATGTCGTAAAGCCTCCGTGCTTGTTATGCGACGCCCCGATCCGTGGGGCGTACGTTGAATTTTCGTGTTTCGAAAAGAACGACCGTTCAGGCAACCACCTTCGCGATACGGTCGAGTGCATTGTCGAGGTTTTCCATGCTGGTCGCAATCGAGATGCGCACGTGGCCGGATAACCCGAATGCGGTGCCTGGAACCAGCGCAACGCCGGCATTGACGATCAGGTGCTCGGCCAGTTGCAGGTCGTCGTGCACCTCGTCGATGGCATCGATCAGGCCCTTGACCGAGGGAAACACGTAGAAGGTGCCATCGGTCGGCAGGCACTCGATGCCCGGCATCGCGTTGAGGCGCTCGACGACATGGTCGTGACGTTTCTTGAACTGCACCAGCATCTCGCCGATGCATTCCTGCGGGCCGTTCAGCGCGGCTTCGGCGGCGTACTGCGAGATCGACGTCGGGTTCGACGTGCTCTGCGACTGGATCTTCTTCATCGCCTTGATGATGTCCGCTGGGCCGGCGGCATAGCCGATGCGCCAGCCGGTCATCGAATAAGCCTTGGACACGCCGTTCAGCACCAGCGTGCGATTGGCCAGGTCCGGACACACGTTCAGGATGTTGACGAACGGCTCATCCTGGTTCCAGCGGATGTGCTCGTACATATCATCGGTGGCAATGGCGACCTTCGGGTAGTCGCGCAGTACCTCGCCCAGCGCCGCCAGCTCTTCGCCGGTGTAGGCCATGCCGGTCGGGTTCGACGGGCTGTTGATGACGAACAGGCGCGTCTTGTCGGTCAGCGCGCCGCGCAGTTGGGCAGGGGTGATCTTGAAGTGCTGGTCGGCGCCGGCATGCACCAACACCGGCACGCCGCCGGCCAGGATCGACATGTCCGGATACGAGACCCAGAAGGGTGCCGGAATGATCACTTCGTCGCCCGGGTCGAGGATCGCCTGGGCCAGGTTGTAGAAACTCTGCTTGCCGCCGCACGAAACCAGGATCTGCTCCGGCGTGTAGTCGAAACTGTTGTCGCGTCGGAACTTTTCGATGATCGCCTGTTTCAAACCCGGCGTGCCGTCGACCGGTGTGTATTTGGTCTTGCCGGCGGCAAGCGCCTGGCGAGCGGCCTCTTTGATGTGCTCGGGCGTGTCGAAATCCGGTTCACCGGCCCCCAGGCCGATAACGTCTTTACCCTCGGCGCGTAGCGCTGCGGCGCGTGCCGTGATGGCCAGGGTGGGTGAGGGCTTGACGGCCTGTACTCGGCTGGAAAGCTTGATGCTCATGGCGTTCGAATGGGTCTCTCGGGCTTGAACTCGTCGCGGACGGATTGGTTGGTATCATAACGGATTGGTTCAGGGCCGATCACCACCTTTATGGCAAAAAAAATCTTCGATCTGCAGTCGCGCTTTGCCCCGGCGGGTGATCAGCCGGCTGCGATTCGGCAATTGACCGAGGGTCTGCGCGATGGCGAGGCCGGCATGACCCTGCTCGGCGTGACCGGCTCGGGCAAGACCTTCACGATCGCCAACGTGATCGACGAGGTGCAGCGCCCGACCATGATCCTGGCGCCGAACAAGACGCTGGCGGCCCAGCTGTACGGCGAATTCCGCGATTTCTTCCCCAACAACTCGGTCGAGTACTTCGTCTCCTATTACGATTACTACCAGCCCGAGGCCTATGTGCCGTCGTCCGACACCTTCATTGAAAAGGACGCCTCGGTGAACGAGCACGTCGAGCAGATGCGCCTGTCGGCGACCAAGGCGCTGCTGGAGCGGCGCGACGTTATCGTTGTCGCCACGGTGTCGTCGATCTACGGCCTGGGCGATCCGCGCCAGTACCTGCGCATGATGCTGCACCTGTCGCGCGGTGAGCGCATTGATCAGCGCGCCATCCTGCGGCGCCTGGCCGAGCTGCAGTACAAGCGTAACGACATGGAACTGGCGCGCGGCACCTACCGGGTGCGTGGCGAGTTGATCGACATCCACCCGGCCGAATCGGACGACGAGGCGGTGCGTGTCGAGCTGTTCGATGACGAGGTCGAGACGCTGTCCATTTTCGACCCATTGACCGGCGAGGTGTTGCGCAAAGTGCCGCGCTACACCGTCTACCCCAAGACCCACTACGTCACGCCACGCGACACCATCCTCGAGGCGGTCGACGGGATCAAGGTCGAACTCAAGGAGCGCCTCGAACAGCTGTACGGCGTGCAGAAACTGGTCGAACACCAGCGCCTGCAGCAGCGCACCCAGTTCGACCTCGAGATGATGGTTGAACTCGGCTATTGCTCGGGGATCGAGAACTATTCTCGCTACTTGTCTGGTCGTGCGCCGGGCGAGGGGCCGCCGACCCTGTTCGACTACCTGCCCGAAGACTCGCTGCTGGTAATCGACGAGTCGCACGTGACGGTGCCGCAGCTCGGTGCCATGTACCGCGGCGACCGGTCACGTAAAGAGACGCTGGTGGAATACGGTTTCCGCCTGCCGTCGGCGCTGGACAACCGGCCGCTGCGCTTCGAGGAGTTCGAGGCGCGCGCCCCGCAGACCATCTATGTATCGGCGACGCCGCGCGATTACGAGCGCGAGCACTCGGGCGTAATTGTCGAACAGGTGGTGCGGCCGACCGGCCTGGTCGATCCCGAGGTCGAGGTGCGGCCAGCCTCGACCCAGGTCGACGACCTGCTGTCCGAGATCAATGCGCGCACCGAGATGGGCGACCGGGTGCTGGTCACGACGCTGACCAAGCGCATGGCCGAGGACCTGACCGACTACCTGATCGAGCACGGCGTGCGTGTGCGCTATCTGCACTCGGATATCGATACGGTGGAGCGGGTGGAGATCATCCGCGACCTGCGCTTGGGTGAGTTCGATGTGCTGGTCGGCATCAACCTGCTGCGCGAAGGCCTGGACATGCCCGAGGTGTCGCTGGTCGCCATTCTCGATGCCGACAAGGAGGGCTTTCTGCGTTCCGAGGGTTCGTTGATCCAGACCATCGGCCGTGCGGCACGTAATGCCCGCGGCAAGGCGATCCTCTACGGTGACCGGATCACCGGCTCGATGCAGCGCGCGATCGACGAAACCGAACGTCGCCGCACCAAGCAGATGGATTTCAACAAGGAACACAACATCACGCCGAGGACGGTCGAGAAGAACATCGCCGACATCATGGAGGCCGCCTACCCGGGTGCGCCGCCGGCGCCGAGGCGTTTCGCCAAGGTGGCCGAAGAGACCTCGGAGTACGCGTCGCTGACCCCGGCGCAGATGATGAAGAAGATCAAGGAACTCGAAAAGACGATGCACAAGCACGCCAAGAATCTCGAGTTCGAAGAGGCCGCCAGGATTCGCGACCAGTTGAAGTCGCTGCAAGGCAAGGGCCTGGTCGCCTAGCGGCGATCGGTCAGCGGCGATCTTTGCGGCCGGCATTGCCGGGTTCGACAATCCGGCCATTCTCCACGGTCATGCGGTTGAGCAGGTCGATGAACGACTGCTGGTAGCGCCGCAGATATTTTTCGCGATGATAGGCAACCCAGGTCGTTTCCCACGGCAACAGGTGCTTCAGTTCACGCATCGACAGGTCCTTGTCGATGGTCGGTGAATACGCCGTCTGCGCGATCAGCCCCACGCCCAGTCCTTCGCGCACATAGGTCTTGATCACATCGGTATCCACCGCGCTCAACACGATGTTGGGGCGCAGGCCGCTGCGTGCAAACGTCGACTTCAGGTGCGTCGAGCCGTTGAGACCGAAGGTGTAGGTGATCAAGGGGTATTTGCAGATGCACTCCAGACCGAGTGGCTTGCAACGCAGCACTGCGTGTCGCTTGGGTGCAATCAGCACGCGGTTCCAGCGGTAGATCGGCAATGCGGTCAGGGTGGGGTGCTCGCCGAGTTCCTCGGTGCAGATTGAGAAGTCGACCTTGTCGGCCAATGCCATCTCGACCAGCTGCTGCGGCGTGCCCTGATGGATCTGCAGCGAAACATCGGGAAACACCTTGCGGAACTCCTGGATGACACGCGGCAGTACGTAGCGCGCCTGGGTGTGCGTGGTGCCGATGCGCAGAATGCCTTTGTCTTCATCGACATGGTCGCGACCGACCGCGAGGATGTTTTCGCGCAGCGCCAACGACTGGCGGGCATAGTTCAATACTTTCTCGCCGCTGGCAGTCAGGCTTACCAGGCGCTTGCCCTTGCGGGTGAAGATCTCGGTTCCCAGCTCGCCTTCAAGACGTGCCAGTTGCTGTGAAACCGCCGACTGCACGATGTGCAGGCGCTCTGCTGCCTCGGTCACGTTGAAGTTTGCCTCGACGACCGCGACCAGTGAGGCAAGTTGCCTCAGTTCCATATCGCCAAAAGTGATAGAGCATCAAAATTCATAACTTCAAAAGATAAACCCCTTGCCGCAGTCTTGCCAGCAAGTAAGCACGACAAACGTTATGGGGTAAGCATGTCAACTGCGGTACAAGTACAAGCCAGCCAACCGATTGGGCTTCTCGATGAGCCGCAACTGTCACGTCTGGCACAGGCGATTGCCGACCTGAGCAGCGAGCAATTGCTGTGGGCCAGCGGTTA
This window encodes:
- the uvrB gene encoding excinuclease ABC subunit UvrB, producing the protein MAKKIFDLQSRFAPAGDQPAAIRQLTEGLRDGEAGMTLLGVTGSGKTFTIANVIDEVQRPTMILAPNKTLAAQLYGEFRDFFPNNSVEYFVSYYDYYQPEAYVPSSDTFIEKDASVNEHVEQMRLSATKALLERRDVIVVATVSSIYGLGDPRQYLRMMLHLSRGERIDQRAILRRLAELQYKRNDMELARGTYRVRGELIDIHPAESDDEAVRVELFDDEVETLSIFDPLTGEVLRKVPRYTVYPKTHYVTPRDTILEAVDGIKVELKERLEQLYGVQKLVEHQRLQQRTQFDLEMMVELGYCSGIENYSRYLSGRAPGEGPPTLFDYLPEDSLLVIDESHVTVPQLGAMYRGDRSRKETLVEYGFRLPSALDNRPLRFEEFEARAPQTIYVSATPRDYEREHSGVIVEQVVRPTGLVDPEVEVRPASTQVDDLLSEINARTEMGDRVLVTTLTKRMAEDLTDYLIEHGVRVRYLHSDIDTVERVEIIRDLRLGEFDVLVGINLLREGLDMPEVSLVAILDADKEGFLRSEGSLIQTIGRAARNARGKAILYGDRITGSMQRAIDETERRRTKQMDFNKEHNITPRTVEKNIADIMEAAYPGAPPAPRRFAKVAEETSEYASLTPAQMMKKIKELEKTMHKHAKNLEFEEAARIRDQLKSLQGKGLVA
- a CDS encoding LysR substrate-binding domain-containing protein; this encodes MELRQLASLVAVVEANFNVTEAAERLHIVQSAVSQQLARLEGELGTEIFTRKGKRLVSLTASGEKVLNYARQSLALRENILAVGRDHVDEDKGILRIGTTHTQARYVLPRVIQEFRKVFPDVSLQIHQGTPQQLVEMALADKVDFSICTEELGEHPTLTALPIYRWNRVLIAPKRHAVLRCKPLGLECICKYPLITYTFGLNGSTHLKSTFARSGLRPNIVLSAVDTDVIKTYVREGLGVGLIAQTAYSPTIDKDLSMRELKHLLPWETTWVAYHREKYLRRYQQSFIDLLNRMTVENGRIVEPGNAGRKDRR